Proteins co-encoded in one Dehalogenimonas sp. WBC-2 genomic window:
- a CDS encoding reductive dehalogenase yields MSNFHSTVSRRDFMKILGLSGAGIGGAALVAPAFHDIDELSSSSSAVRKRPWYIKEVDKPTVEIDWSQIKRFDQRLQCQANSTNAKYAGPDEWAKVATEATAFSKEQLGKSGSTLRDIALNGSAFRTIIGTPYSPTAKAGLSGKDTLKTFIPPAFVQTPEQIGLPKWTGTPEEAASMVRAAAVFYGAGQVGFGKLDHELIFTYSKGEANSAKYVTTWPPPLNVAHRIDIENVDPGWDDGEVVHVPSKPLWEISVMIPMARDAWRTAHGDYSSGVASAANSSRYRIMEIIQPAIQGFIKSLGYMCYGYFEGSGGIVPAQASAVLTGQAEMARHSDAIIDPEFGANMGYYSLLTDLPLAEEPAVDAGIWRFCHTCHKCADQCPSGSISQDSEPSWEVTQGIGTPYKIPNINQAPGKKLFWTDMHSCVKWRNIHGCNVCRVNCTFNVNSGAMVHEIVKSTISTTSLFNGFLWKMGENFGYGAEKDVDQWWTKQLPQFGFDTTTEAYDGGY; encoded by the coding sequence ATGTCAAATTTTCATAGTACAGTTAGTCGCAGGGATTTCATGAAGATCTTAGGTCTATCCGGTGCTGGCATCGGCGGAGCAGCTTTGGTTGCCCCCGCTTTCCACGACATCGATGAGCTTTCTTCTTCATCGAGTGCAGTAAGGAAGCGTCCTTGGTACATCAAGGAAGTAGACAAGCCAACCGTTGAGATTGACTGGAGTCAAATAAAGAGATTTGATCAGCGCCTCCAGTGTCAAGCTAATAGTACGAATGCTAAATATGCGGGACCCGATGAGTGGGCAAAAGTGGCGACTGAGGCTACGGCTTTCAGCAAGGAACAGCTCGGAAAAAGTGGGTCTACCTTGAGAGATATCGCTCTTAATGGATCCGCTTTCAGAACTATCATCGGAACTCCATATTCTCCCACTGCTAAAGCTGGACTTTCTGGGAAAGATACATTGAAAACTTTCATTCCGCCAGCTTTTGTTCAAACTCCAGAACAGATAGGACTGCCAAAGTGGACAGGCACCCCTGAAGAGGCTGCGAGCATGGTCCGTGCGGCAGCGGTATTTTATGGTGCAGGGCAGGTTGGTTTTGGAAAATTAGATCATGAGCTAATTTTCACTTACAGCAAGGGCGAGGCAAATTCAGCGAAATATGTTACCACTTGGCCACCGCCATTGAATGTTGCTCACAGAATTGATATTGAGAATGTCGATCCAGGATGGGATGATGGAGAAGTAGTACATGTTCCGAGTAAGCCTCTTTGGGAAATTAGTGTCATGATTCCAATGGCAAGAGATGCTTGGCGAACTGCTCACGGCGACTATTCTTCGGGTGTAGCGAGCGCAGCTAACAGTAGCCGCTATCGCATTATGGAAATTATCCAACCCGCTATTCAAGGTTTTATCAAGAGCTTGGGATACATGTGTTATGGATACTTTGAAGGTTCCGGTGGTATAGTTCCCGCTCAAGCAAGCGCAGTATTGACAGGCCAAGCTGAAATGGCTCGACATAGTGATGCTATAATTGATCCTGAATTTGGGGCAAATATGGGTTATTACAGTCTGTTAACAGACCTTCCGTTAGCTGAAGAGCCAGCGGTTGATGCTGGTATTTGGCGATTCTGTCACACTTGTCACAAATGTGCTGATCAATGTCCCTCTGGATCAATCTCACAGGATTCAGAACCTTCTTGGGAAGTCACACAAGGAATCGGAACCCCCTATAAAATTCCCAATATCAACCAAGCGCCAGGAAAGAAACTGTTTTGGACAGACATGCACAGCTGCGTTAAATGGCGCAACATTCATGGATGTAATGTGTGCAGAGTGAACTGTACGTTTAATGTAAATTCTGGCGCAATGGTTCATGAAATTGTTAAATCTACAATCTCTACAACTTCCCTATTCAATGGGTTCTTGTGGAAGATGGGTGAAAACTTTGGTTATGGTGCTGAAAAAGATGTCGATCAATGGTGGACAAAGCAACTTCCTCAATTTGGTTTCGACACCACAACTGAAGCTTACGACGGCGGTTACTAG
- a CDS encoding reductive dehalogenase has translation MSTFHSTVSRRDFMKALGLSAAGLGAAAATAPVFHDLDELSTSSTASRKRPWYVKEREAHHPTVELDWDQIHRFDQRLQCQANSTNAKYAGAEEWAKIAVEATEFKKTTLGGKGNTHRDMALSGSASRGIIGTPYSGRAGVSGKDTLKTFLPPDFVKTPEQMGFPQWTGTPEEAAHMLRAAAIFYGAGQVGFAKLDQKLVFTYSKGEANSTKYIGSWPPPLSAARRIDIEDVDQGWDDGEVVHLPNKPLWEISVMIPMARDAWRTAQSDRSSGPAAAANSSRYRIMEIVQPCIQGFIKSLGYTCYGYFEGSGGIVPAQASAVLTGIAEMGRHSEAVIDPEYGANMGYYSLLTDLPLAEENPIDAGIFRFCHSCHKCANQCPSESISHDSEPSWEVTQGIGTPYKIPNINQVPGKKLFWTDMHSCMKYRTIHGCNVCRPNCTFNVNSGAMAHQVIKSTISTTPLLNDFFYKMGEVFKYGADKDPELWWDHQLPTFGFETTSTTYDGGYKR, from the coding sequence ATGTCCACGTTCCACAGCACAGTCAGTCGCAGGGATTTTATGAAAGCGTTGGGGCTTTCCGCCGCAGGCCTGGGTGCCGCGGCTGCCACCGCCCCTGTTTTCCATGACCTTGATGAGTTATCAACATCATCAACGGCATCACGAAAGCGTCCGTGGTATGTTAAAGAACGCGAAGCTCATCATCCAACAGTAGAACTTGATTGGGACCAGATTCATCGTTTTGATCAACGTTTACAATGCCAGGCCAACAGCACTAATGCAAAATACGCAGGAGCCGAAGAATGGGCAAAGATTGCGGTTGAAGCGACAGAGTTTAAGAAAACAACTCTTGGCGGCAAGGGAAACACCCATAGGGATATGGCTTTATCGGGCTCTGCTTCTCGAGGCATCATCGGCACTCCCTACTCCGGAAGGGCTGGAGTTTCCGGAAAGGATACTTTGAAAACCTTCCTTCCTCCGGATTTTGTTAAGACTCCAGAACAAATGGGATTCCCTCAATGGACAGGAACACCGGAAGAAGCGGCTCACATGCTTCGGGCGGCGGCCATATTCTATGGCGCCGGACAAGTAGGCTTTGCTAAATTGGATCAGAAGTTGGTCTTCACATATAGTAAAGGCGAAGCAAACTCAACTAAATACATCGGTTCTTGGCCCCCACCGCTAAGTGCGGCACGCAGGATTGACATTGAAGATGTGGATCAGGGCTGGGACGACGGTGAAGTGGTTCACCTGCCAAATAAGCCCCTGTGGGAAATCAGTGTTATGATCCCTATGGCTAGAGATGCCTGGAGAACCGCTCAATCAGATCGTTCTTCCGGACCTGCCGCTGCGGCTAACTCAAGCCGCTATCGCATCATGGAAATCGTCCAGCCTTGTATTCAGGGCTTTATTAAGAGCCTCGGGTATACTTGCTACGGGTACTTTGAGGGTTCCGGTGGTATCGTTCCCGCTCAGGCCAGTGCAGTACTGACCGGTATTGCAGAAATGGGCCGCCACAGTGAAGCGGTGATTGACCCGGAATATGGGGCTAATATGGGTTATTACAGCCTCTTAACAGATCTTCCCTTAGCTGAGGAGAATCCGATTGATGCCGGTATCTTCCGTTTCTGCCATTCCTGCCATAAGTGTGCCAATCAATGTCCTTCGGAATCTATCTCTCATGACTCTGAACCATCTTGGGAAGTTACTCAAGGAATTGGGACACCTTACAAGATCCCAAATATAAATCAGGTGCCTGGGAAAAAGCTGTTCTGGACAGATATGCACTCTTGCATGAAATATCGAACAATCCACGGATGCAATGTCTGCCGTCCAAACTGTACTTTTAATGTTAACTCAGGAGCTATGGCCCACCAGGTGATCAAATCAACGATCTCCACAACTCCTTTACTCAATGATTTCTTCTACAAAATGGGTGAGGTTTTTAAGTATGGCGCCGATAAAGATCCCGAGCTTTGGTGGGATCATCAATTACCAACATTTGGCTTTGAAACAACATCTACCACTTATGATGGTGGGTACAAAAGGTAG